The Anaerolineae bacterium genome contains a region encoding:
- a CDS encoding L,D-transpeptidase, translating into MKRDLSRRDFLRLTALSLLGFALPTRWEGRSLKAAFPQDLQGRVAWDEVGVYDRPSRKGVWRKMFWRDDVFPIAAAVLGEGEPIYNRIWYYIPGQGYVHSGPVQPVRTVIQQPQPVPEGGRLAEVTVPYTDAYWQPLADHRPVYRLYYATVHWVTALVSGEDGQAWYEIQDDKWDFKYYALARHLRLLTSQDVTPLSPEVPPEAKKIVVHLGKQLVMAFEHGRLVFAARTTTGMGYYRTPLGRFETFHKRPFRHMARGNRAAPEYDLPGVPWVCYITREGISFHGTYWHNDFGKPRSHGCINLAPQAAHWLYRWTNPVVPFERDDVYREGAGTLVEII; encoded by the coding sequence ATGAAGCGGGACCTTTCCCGACGCGACTTTCTCCGACTCACGGCGTTGAGCCTGTTGGGCTTTGCCCTGCCCACACGATGGGAAGGCCGGAGTCTCAAAGCCGCCTTTCCCCAGGATTTGCAGGGCCGCGTGGCCTGGGACGAGGTGGGCGTTTATGATCGCCCCTCTCGCAAAGGGGTGTGGCGCAAAATGTTCTGGCGGGATGATGTGTTCCCCATCGCCGCCGCCGTCCTGGGCGAGGGCGAACCGATCTACAACCGCATCTGGTACTACATCCCCGGTCAGGGATATGTGCACTCCGGGCCGGTACAGCCCGTGCGTACGGTCATTCAACAGCCCCAACCCGTGCCCGAAGGAGGGAGGCTGGCCGAGGTGACCGTGCCCTACACCGACGCCTACTGGCAGCCCCTGGCCGACCACCGACCCGTGTACCGCCTCTACTACGCTACGGTGCATTGGGTCACCGCCCTGGTCAGCGGCGAAGACGGTCAGGCCTGGTACGAAATCCAGGACGACAAATGGGACTTCAAGTACTACGCCCTGGCCCGCCACCTGCGCCTGCTCACCTCCCAGGATGTCACCCCCCTTTCCCCTGAGGTTCCCCCGGAGGCCAAGAAAATCGTGGTCCACCTGGGCAAGCAACTGGTGATGGCCTTTGAGCACGGGCGCCTGGTCTTCGCCGCACGCACCACCACGGGCATGGGCTACTACCGGACGCCTTTGGGCCGTTTCGAGACCTTCCACAAGCGCCCCTTCCGCCACATGGCGCGGGGCAACCGCGCTGCCCCGGAATACGACTTGCCGGGGGTGCCCTGGGTGTGCTATATTACCAGGGAAGGCATTTCCTTCCACGGCACCTACTGGCACAACGATTTCGGCAAACCCCGCAGCCACGGATGCATCAACCTAGCCCCCCAGGCCGCCCATTGGCTCTATCGCTGGACCAACCCGGTGGTTCCCTTCGAGCGGGATGATGTGTACCGTGAAGGGGCCGGTACTCTTGTGGAGATCATCTGA
- the trmD gene encoding tRNA (guanosine(37)-N1)-methyltransferase TrmD, giving the protein MRFDVFTLFPEVFSPYLDVSIMARARQMGVLEVHVHNIRDWTTDKHHVVDDEPYGGGGGMIMKPEPIFAAVEDVLGRPPRCPVILLTPQGRPFTQAVARELAQHEHLALLCGRYEGIDERVREHLVTDEISIGDYVLTGGELPALVVMDAVTRLLPGVLGDPDAPHKDSFADGLLEHPHYTRPAEFRGWRVPEVLLSGDHGRIARWRREQSLRRTWERRPDLLTQAHLTEEERRLIAQWEAERRSAATVPEGEP; this is encoded by the coding sequence ATGCGTTTTGATGTCTTCACCCTGTTCCCTGAGGTCTTCTCCCCCTACCTGGATGTGAGCATCATGGCCCGCGCCCGGCAGATGGGCGTGTTGGAAGTGCACGTGCACAACATCCGCGACTGGACCACGGACAAACATCATGTGGTGGACGACGAACCCTACGGCGGCGGCGGGGGGATGATCATGAAGCCCGAACCCATCTTCGCCGCCGTGGAGGATGTGTTGGGCCGACCACCCCGCTGCCCGGTCATCCTGCTCACCCCCCAGGGGCGGCCTTTCACCCAGGCCGTGGCCCGCGAACTGGCGCAGCATGAACATCTGGCCCTGCTTTGTGGGCGCTACGAGGGGATCGATGAGCGGGTGCGGGAGCATCTGGTCACCGACGAAATCTCCATCGGCGACTATGTGCTCACCGGCGGCGAACTGCCCGCCCTGGTGGTCATGGACGCGGTGACCCGGTTGCTTCCCGGCGTGTTAGGGGACCCCGACGCCCCGCACAAGGATTCTTTCGCCGACGGCTTACTGGAGCATCCCCACTACACCCGCCCGGCCGAGTTCCGCGGCTGGCGGGTGCCCGAAGTGCTGCTCTCCGGCGACCACGGTCGCATCGCCCGCTGGCGGCGGGAGCAATCTCTGCGCCGCACCTGGGAACGCCGCCCCGACCTGCTGACCCAGGCCCACCTCACCGAAGAGGAACGCCGCCTCATCGCCCAGTGGGAAGCCGAGCGCCGCTCGGCCGCAACCGTCCCCGAGGGGGAACCCTGA